CATTGCATAGTGTGAACTGCCCTGTCCTTTGTTCGTGTTCCCCTGTTGGAGAGTGGGAAAGAATGAGTATCTAAACAGAATGATTTCGAAACCGCACGGATGCAACTAAAAGCGAAGCAGAAGGGAAATACCGAATTTTTCCGAGAATGACTGCTTGTGGATGCTGGCAAAAGAGAGAGGCGAAACACAGTAGGAAAAGTGAACTCCGACCATGTGATCTAATAGGTCCTTACCCTCTCATCAATAAGAGCAACACCTATGGTTTGTAATGGTAAAACGTCATCGATCTCCAGTGCTTCAAAATCACCTTAGGATGCTTTCGCAAACTTTCTAAAAGCTCCTTTGGTTTGTCAGAAATCTTGCCAAATAAGTTCATTATCTCTGATTCTGTCATTGGATGACGTTTAATAATTGAAACAATCTCATTTATAGCATCCTGAGGATCTATTCTGTAACCATCGCTGATCAAGAAATCCAATGCAATTGCGTTCAAGATTGTTGCAGCTTTCTTCACTGATTCAGGATCCGGTGGTTTTACCCAGGGTTCGGCAGGAGGTCTCACTGGAACATTGAGATAAACTCTTTTCGGCGAAATCTCATCTACTATCCTTTTTATCTCAAGGAGCGCTGCATCGTCATCGTTGATGTTCTTCATAAGCATGATCTCGAGCCATACTTCTCCTTTGAATTTTCGAGTGAAGGTTTTCAGACCCTCAACGACCCTGTCAAACTTGAGAGAAGGATGAGGACGGTTGATGAGTCGGAAGCTCTTTT
This genomic interval from Thermotoga sp. contains the following:
- a CDS encoding radical SAM protein, with product MSFKYVYGPVPSRRLGRSIGVSPIPPKTCNYSCIYCQLGRTVNLTNERQEFFPLEEILREVSEIPKERADVITIVGEGEPTLYSRLGELIRGIRQRVDLPVVVITNGGLLCESQVRESLLLADIVLPSLDAWDEKSFRLINRPHPSLKFDRVVEGLKTFTRKFKGEVWLEIMLMKNINDDDAALLEIKRIVDEISPKRVYLNVPVRPPAEPWVKPPDPESVKKAATILNAIALDFLISDGYRIDPQDAINEIVSIIKRHPMTESEIMNLFGKISDKPKELLESLRKHPKVILKHWRSMTFYHYKP